One genomic segment of Pongo pygmaeus isolate AG05252 chromosome 19, NHGRI_mPonPyg2-v2.0_pri, whole genome shotgun sequence includes these proteins:
- the SLC35B1 gene encoding solute carrier family 35 member B1 isoform X3, which translates to MCDQCCVCQDLVDRTRSWLYAACSISYLGAMVSSNSALQFVNYPTQVLGKSCKPIPVMLLGVTLLKKKYPLAKYLCVLLIVAGVALFMYKPKKVVGIEEHTVGYGELLLLLSLTLDGLTGVSQDHMRAHYQTGSNHMMLNINLWSTLLLGMGILFTGELWEFLSFAERYPAIIYNILLFGLTSALGQSFIFMTVVYFGPLTCSIITTTRKFFTILASVILFANPISPMQWVGTVLVFLGLGLDAKFGKGAKKTSH; encoded by the exons GGTGGATCGTACCCGGAGCTGGCTCTATGCTGCCTGTTCTATCTCCTATCTGGGTGCCATGGTCTCCAGCAACTCAGCACTACAGTTTGTCAACTACCCAACTCAG GTCCTTGGTAAATCCTGCAAGCCAATCCCAG TCATGCTCCTTGGGGTGACCCTCTTGAAGAAGAAATACCCGTTGGCCAAGTACCTGTGTGTGTTGTTAATTGTGGCTGGAGTGGCCCTTTTCATGTACAAACCCAAGAAAGTTGTTGGGATAGAAGAACACACAGTCGGCTATGGAGAGCTACTCTTG CTATTATCGCTGACTCTGGATGGACTGACTGGTGTTTCCCAGGACCACATGCGGGCTCATTACCAAACAGGCTCCAACCACATGATGCTGAACATCAACCTTTGGTCGACATTGCTGCTGGGAATGG GAATCCTGTTCACTGGGGAGCTCTGGGAGTTCTTGAGCTTTGCTGAAAGGTACCCTGCCATCATCTATAACATCCTGCTCTTTGGGCTGACCAGTGCCTTGGGTCAG AGCTTCATCTTTATGACGGTTGTGTATTTTGGTCCCCTGACCTGCTCCATCATCACTACAACTCGAAAGTTCTTCACAATTTTGGCCTCTGTGATCCTCTTCGCCAATCCCATCAGCCCCATGCAGTGGGTGGGCACCGTGCTTGTGTTCCTGG gtCTTGGTCTTGATGCCAAGTTCGGGAAAGGAGCTAAGAAGACATCCCATTAG